Below is a genomic region from Bacteroidia bacterium.
GTCCGTAAATGTTATAGTACCACCACCGTAGCAGAGCACTCTTTGCGAGGCATGTACTTTCGGGGAAGGGGAGGGAAGGATTGTGATGAAATTAGGTTTGATAATCGTGTCGCAGAAAGAACCGTCAGGGAGCTTCACGAGGAGCATGATAGTGTAGCTGCCAACACCATTAAAACTTTTGAACACGGTATCATTGCCATTCTGAAATCCGCTGCCATAGTTCCAGTAAAACTCGCTGCCGGAGGGAGCACCGGTAGTTGAGAAATTTATGAGGCCTGGCGCACAGGAAGTCTGAATATCAGAAGTGAAGTTGATGGAAGCACAACCTGTCTGCCCCAGGGAAAGGGACGTATGAAGTAGAAAAAGAGAAAATGCTGCAAAAAACAACCAGGTTTTCCCCTGAATTTGTGAAGTAAGAATGTACATAGAATTGGGTAAACCTATTTCGATATTTATTTTTTTGTTTCGAAGAATGCAGTACTAAAACACCGGATTGTAAGATCCGGTTTCATTTACGATCAAATATGAGGCTAAAATAACATAAAAGAAAGTGATAAATTGCGCCTAATTTTTAATTAGTCTAAATAAAGATAATATTTTCCTGATGCTATTGAACGAATTGAAGACGGGGCAGCGTGGGATTATTGAGGACGTGATTCATGAAGATGATGCACTGAAGCTACTCGAAATGGGATGCCTGCCCGGCCAGGAAGTAGTCGTTAAACTTGCTGCACCATTTGGTGGCCCGATGGCAATTTCTGTTGGGGAATATACTCTTTCTCTCAGGATTTCTGAGGCCCGTAAGGTAATGATTAAACTTATTGGTTAGTGGGAAAAATGTTGCGCGTGGTACTTGCCGGAAATCCCAATTCTGGTAAGACTTCGCTTTTTAATGCGCTTACCGGCCTGCGCCAAAAGGTCGCCAACTTTCCCGGAATTACGGTTGACAAAAAGATCGGGTTTACCACCCTTGAGGGATCTCAAAAGGCTCAGATCATTGATCTG
It encodes:
- a CDS encoding FeoA family protein — its product is MLLNELKTGQRGIIEDVIHEDDALKLLEMGCLPGQEVVVKLAAPFGGPMAISVGEYTLSLRISEARKVMIKLIG